The proteins below come from a single Mustela erminea isolate mMusErm1 chromosome 14, mMusErm1.Pri, whole genome shotgun sequence genomic window:
- the BBIP1 gene encoding BBSome-interacting protein 1 isoform X2 produces MAEVKSMFREVLPKQGQLSVEDITTMVLCKPKLLPLKSLTLEKLEKMQQAAQDTIRQQEVAEKEQQQITH; encoded by the exons ATGGCGGAAGTGAAGTCAATGTTCCGGGAAGTTCTTCCAAAACAAG gGCAGTTGTCAGTGGAAGATATAACCACAATGGTGCTGTGTAAACCTAAACTTTTGCCCTTAAAATCTCTGACTctggaaaaactggagaaaatgcAGCAAGCAGCCCAGGATACAATTCGCCAACAAGAAGTGGCAGAGAAGGAACAGCAACAAATAACTCACTGA